CGTGACGATGGGCAAGATCATGTTCGCCGACACCCGCTGCAAGGGGTGCGGCCTGTGCGCCAAGTACTGCCCCAACGGCGCGATCGTCATGCGCGGCGAGAAGCCGAGGATCCCGTTCTGGACCTACCACTGCGAGGCGTGCCTGCGCTGCATGGGCTACTGCCGACAGCGCGCCGTGGAGGCGAGCCACCTCTGGCTCACTGCCGTTATCCTCGCGACCATGTTCCTCACCGCCGAGCCGCTCCGGGCCGCGATCGAGGCCGTGACCGGCGCGCGGCTCGACCTGCCCGGCCCGTTCTGGCAGCTCGCATCGGTCGCGCTCTCCTTCCCGGCGATCCTGCTGCTCTACTACCCGTTCTTCGGGATGCAGCGCATCCGGCCGCTGCGCGTCGCGCTCGGCTACCTGACTTGGACGCGCGCCTTCAAGCGCCGCCACCACGACCCGGAGACCGAGCTGAGGCAGCTGCGATGAGAGGAGATCCCGCACTTCACAAGACGCCGGCGAGTGGCCATGTTCTCATCGAGAGGAAGGAACGAGCATGGACCAGATCGACGCCCACGGCCTCCGTTTCCGGAAGAGATTCTTGGATTCTCCACTTCAAGTAATTAAACATATATTAAGAGTTAAAATATCTATATTTATAATGATTTTTGCTCGCAGAAACAACCGGATTTCGGCGGCCTTCCGTGAGCGGCTCAACCTGGCGGTGTGCGGCGTGAACGAGTGCCTGTACTGCACCCACCTCCACACGAAGACCGCCCTCGCCGCCGGGGTGACCGGGGAGCAGGCCGCTGCCATCCTCGCCGGGGAGACGGAGGGAGTGCCCGCGCAGGAGGCGCGCGCCGTCGCCTTCGCCAGGTACTGGGCCGACTCCGGCGGCTGGGACGACACCGACGGGTACGGCGCCCTCGTGGAGACCTACGGGGAGGCCAAGGCGGCGACGATCCGCGCGTCCCTTCACGTCATCCAGGCAGGCAACATGTGCTCCAACACGGCCGAGGCGTTCCGGGTGAAGGCCGCGCCCCGGAGCGGGCCGGGGTTCTTCCTGGCGTGGGTGCTGGCCGCGCCGGTGGCCTTCATGGTGCGCCTGATGGGCGGCTACCGGCGATGAGCCGCTCCATCTGCCCGAGCATGTCGTCCATCAGCTTCGCGGCCGCCGCGATCGCGTCGGGCCGGGTGAGATCCACGCCCGCCCCGCGCAGGAGCTCGAGCGGCGGCTTGGACATCCCCCCTTTGAGCATCCCGAGGTAGGCCTCCCGCGCCGGCGCCCCTTCGCCCTTCACCTTCCCGGCGATGGCGATGCCCGACGACAGCCCGGTGGCGTACGAGTAGACGTAATACTTGTAGTAGAAGTGCGGGATGTACGCCCACTCGACGTCGTCGTTCTCCCCCATCGTGAAGTCCGGCCCGTAGTAGGTCCGGATGAGCCCGCCGTATGTCCGGCTGAGCAGCTCCGCGGTCAGCGGCTCGCCCCGCTCCGCCGCCGCGTGCGCCGCGCGCTCGAACTCGGCGAACAGCGCCTGCCTGTAGATCGTCGTCCGGATGCCGTCCACCATCTCGTTCAGCAGGTACAGCCGCTCCTCGTCCGTCTTCGCGCGCTCGAGCAGGTAGTCCGAGAGCAGCTTCTCGTTGGTCGTCGACGCGATCTCCGCCAGGAACGCCGAGTAGCCGCTCGTCACGTAGGGCTGCGTCGACATCGCCAGGCGCGAGTGCATCGCGTGGCCGAGCTCGTGCGCCAGCGTCGACAGGTCGTCGTACTCCTCGTAGTAGTTCATCTTCACGAACGGGTGCATCCCGAACACGGAGCAGCTGAAGGCGCCGCTCTTCTTGCCCTTGTGCGGGTAGAGATCGATCCAGCCGTTGTCCACGTCGAGCCCCTCGGAGAGCGCCTGCACGTAGCCCGGCCCGAGCGGCGAGAGCGCCTCCGGGAGGATCCGCGCCGCGTCCTCGTAGGTGAACCGCATCGGCACCGCCGCGACCATCGGCGTGTACATGTCGTAGATGTGCAGCTCGTCCACGCCCATGATCCGCTTGCGCAGCCGCACGTAGCGGTGCAGCGGCTCGAGGTTCGCGTTCACGGTCGCGACGAGGTT
This window of the Pseudomonadota bacterium genome carries:
- a CDS encoding carboxymuconolactone decarboxylase family protein, encoding MIFARRNNRISAAFRERLNLAVCGVNECLYCTHLHTKTALAAGVTGEQAAAILAGETEGVPAQEARAVAFARYWADSGGWDDTDGYGALVETYGEAKAATIRASLHVIQAGNMCSNTAEAFRVKAAPRSGPGFFLAWVLAAPVAFMVRLMGGYRR
- the pepF gene encoding oligoendopeptidase F; the encoded protein is MKREHARKAIFAGIFSCCALAAGACGPSGAAVQTQTPVAPVAADAGPEPAPDVATAPQAKGIPDGNMPRAEIPDRFKWKLEPLFASDAAFAEGLAQAAKNRAKLDGYKGKLKKPQALRECLELYFETRLLTNKATLYSANKLDTDQTSSALQGMADRALDAMSGLIATAGFIRKEILALDDGALRRAYAADARLAELRPYIDEIRRRRARALGEEAERVLALAGDNLWAEIDLNELPSDHEKTFTNILADMPLPKVADAAGVEVQLTMSSYGKLRSDPERRVRRDTVEALFSTLRQYQHAYASTLSGQVRLNVTMARARGYDTARQAYMDKDDIDEEVYDNLVATVNANLEPLHRYVRLRKRIMGVDELHIYDMYTPMVAAVPMRFTYEDAARILPEALSPLGPGYVQALSEGLDVDNGWIDLYPHKGKKSGAFSCSVFGMHPFVKMNYYEEYDDLSTLAHELGHAMHSRLAMSTQPYVTSGYSAFLAEIASTTNEKLLSDYLLERAKTDEERLYLLNEMVDGIRTTIYRQALFAEFERAAHAAAERGEPLTAELLSRTYGGLIRTYYGPDFTMGENDDVEWAYIPHFYYKYYVYSYATGLSSGIAIAGKVKGEGAPAREAYLGMLKGGMSKPPLELLRGAGVDLTRPDAIAAAAKLMDDMLGQMERLIAGSRPSGAP